Proteins encoded together in one Apis cerana isolate GH-2021 linkage group LG4, AcerK_1.0, whole genome shotgun sequence window:
- the LOC108000093 gene encoding glutamyl aminopeptidase isoform X1 — MAAKTSKHTSGGAGYCVVSSSTKTQLQRGSGLLCFTCSLCFILSLICTCLTTLLVLFDQKVEAASYQYSLTAMNIGMIPDLSFRLPKEVKPLHYDVYLHPDLDKGTFQGKVTILIDVFDRRSYIALHQKDLNITRTTLKTYDREENFEFELLDIIQIPKHEMFVISTKNELHTGLYNLSFEFNGALQPDKIVGFYSSKYKDAKNKIRYIATSKFEPTYARRAFPCFDEPVFKAEFTVRLVHPSGDYYSALSNMNAECTQINQPLPGLTTVTFAKSVPMSTYLSCFIVSDFVALTKMAKGQNDRQFPVSVYTTKAQEEKGAFALDIGVKIIEYYINLFRIDYPLPKLDMAAIPDFVSGAMENWGLVTYREARLLYDNETNSTLKAYDIVNVISHEFAHMWFGNLVTMSWWNDLWLNEGFASFMSYVSADAILPDWGMMDLFLIEQMHSVFVTDEKLSSHPIVQTVNNPDEITAIFDEISYKKGSSIIRMMENFIKSEVFYGAISTYLNKFIYANAETADLFKILEESSADNLNVTAIMNTWTRQKGFPVVNVKKSDNTYILTQKRFLIDPDAKFDASESEYGYKWTIPITYITDKISKPILIWFNKDSKDLVIKFEEPIDWIKFNANEVGYYRVNYELNEWNILCNLLRCQHETLSVSDRVHLLEDAFSLASAGELDYGVTMNMTEYLLREKHAIPWNVASSKLRAIDILLSSTNSSLKFKKYVRDLVDSIYHEVGWTVNNADSRIFQKLRTIILRLACSVEHNECIKEAGKLFKNWISDPKDVRPHPDIRDLIYYYGIQHDGNRDIWDIMFQRFVTETDSAEKLNLIRGLAGIQSSWILNEFITTATDENYVRAQDFFSCLIAISENPIGTPLVWDWVRSNWEFLVNRYTLNDRYLGSLIPSITKTFATEIKLNEMENFFIKYPDAGAGAMNRAKALETVSNNIKWLAKNSGKIESWLNSHVQNN, encoded by the exons ATGGCGGCAAAGACATCAAAACATACTTCTGGGGGCGCTGGATATTGTGTAGTGTCGTCCTCAACGAAAACGCAGCTACAACGTGGAAGTGGTCTTCTTTGTTTCACCTGCAGTTTATgctttattttaagtttaatctGCACATGTTTAACCACATTGTTGGTTCTTTTCGATCAAAAAGTTGAAGCCGCCAGCTATCAATATT CACTCACAGCGATGAATATAGGGATGATTCCCGATTTATCCTTCCGGTTACCAAAGGAAGTAAAACCCCTGCATTATGATGTGTATTTGCATCCGGATCTCGATAAGGGAACGTTTCAAGGTAAAGTCACAATCCTGATCGATGTGTTCGATAGAAGAAGTTACATAGCGCTTCATCAAAAGGATCTGAACATTACGAGAACTACACTCAAGACTTATGACCGCGAGGAAAACTTTGAATTCGAATTGTtagatattatacaaataccAAAGCATGAAATGTTTGTAATATCAACAAAGAATGAACTTCATACaggattatacaatttaagcTTCGAATTCAATGGCGCCTTACAACCGGATAAAATTGTTGGTTTTTATTCCAGTAAATATAAAGAtgcgaaaaacaaaattag aTATATTGCAACATCGAAATTTGAACCTACATATGCCCGAAGAGCATTTCCTTGTTTCGATGAGCCAGTTTTTAAAGCGGAATTTACAGTAAGATTGGTTCATCCTTCTGGAGATTATTATAGTGCCTTATCCAATATGAATGCTGAg tgtACACAAATAAATCAACCATTGCCAGGATTGACAACGGTAACATTTGCAAAAAGCGTACCAATGTCGACATATTTATCTTGCTTCATAGTTAGTGATTTTGTTGCTCTTACCAAAATGGCGAAAGGTCAAAATGATCGTCAGTTTCCGGTCAGTGTATATACCACAAAAGCCCAAGAAGAAAAAGGCGCATTTGCTCTCGATATAGGCGTGAAAATcatcgaatattatattaatttatttagaattgatTATCCCTTGCCAAAACTTG atatgGCTGCTATTCCTGATTTTGTATCTGGTGCCATGGAGAATTGGGGATTAGTTACATATAGAGAAGCgagattattatatgataacgAAACAAATTCTACTTTAAAAGCTTACGATATTGTCAATGTAATCAGTCATGAATTTGCACATATGTGGTTTGGAAATTTag ttaCTATGTCTTGGTGGAATGATTTGTGGCTAAATGAAGGTTTTGCTTCTTTCATGTCATATGTGAGCGCGGATGCTATTCTTCCTGATTGGGGAatg atgGATCTGTTTCTAATCGAACAAATGCATTCTGTCTTTGTAACTGATGAAAAATTGAGTTCTCATCCTATTGTACAAACAGTAAATAATCCTGATGAAATTACTGCgatatttgatgaaatatctTACAAAAAA ggATCATCAATCATTCGAATGatggaaaatttcataaaatcagaAGTCTTTTATGGTGCTATTTctacttatttaaataaatttatatacgctAATGCAGAAACTGCAGatctttttaagattttagaaGAATCTTCAGCGGATAACTTGAATGTGACGGCTATAATGAATACATGGACCAGACAAAAAGGATTTCCAGtagtaaatgtaaaaaaatctgacaatacatacatattgaCTCAAAAGCGATTTTTGATCGATCCTGATGCAAAGTTTGATGCTTCAGAATCTGAATATGg GTATAAATGGACTATTCCAATCACGTATATCACAGACAAAATATCTAAACCTATTCTTATCTGGTTTAATAAAGATTCCaaagatt tggtaataaaattcgaagaacCAATCGActggattaaatttaatgctaATGAAGTTGGATACTATCGTgtcaattatgaattaaacgaGTGGAATATTCTTTGCAATCTTCTTCGATGCCAACATGAA ACATTATCAGTATCTGATAGAGTGCATCTTTTAGAAGATGCATTTAGTCTAGCGAGTGCTGGAGAACTCGATTATGGAGTGACAATGAATATGACTGAGTATCTTCTTCGAGAAAAACATGCTATTCCATGGAATGTGGCTTCTTCAAAATTAAGAGCTATCGATATCTTGTTATCATCTACAAATTCCTCATTAAAATTCAAG aaatatgtgAGAGATTTAGTAGATAGTATTTATCATGAAGTAGGATGGACCGTAAACAATGCTGATAGTCGTATCTTTca GAAACTTCGAACGATAATTTTACGATTGGCTTGTTCTGTGGAACATAACGAATGCATTAAAGAAGcgggaaaattatttaaaaactggaTTTCAGATCCCAAAGATGTTCGGCCACATCCTGATATTCGTGatcttatctattattatg gaATACAACATGATGGTAACAGAGATATATGGGATATTATGTTCCAAAGATTTGTAACTGAAACTGATTCAGcagagaaattgaatttaatccgTGGATTAGCTGGAATACAATCTAGTTGGATTTTGAATGA ATTTATTACAACAGCTACAGATGAAAATTATGTCCGTGCTCAAGACTTCTTTAGTTGTTTAATAGCTATTTCAGAGAATCCAATTGGAACACCATTAGTCTGGGATTGGGTACGCTCCAATTGGGAATTCTTAGTGAATAGATATACTCTAAACGATCGTTATCTTGGTTCACTCATTCCATCTATTACAAAGACTTTTGCTAcggagataaaattaaatgaaatggaaaatttttttattaagtatcCCGATGCTGGAGCTGGAGCTATGAATCGTGCTAAAGCATTAGAAAcagtatcaaataatataaaatggttAGCTAAGAATAGTGGGAAAATAGAAAGTTGGTTAAATTCTCATGTACAAAATAACTGA
- the LOC108000093 gene encoding glutamyl aminopeptidase isoform X2 translates to MALGLKCLFIFHNKTFLPINFYRKIIFQRYSSALTAMNIGMIPDLSFRLPKEVKPLHYDVYLHPDLDKGTFQGKVTILIDVFDRRSYIALHQKDLNITRTTLKTYDREENFEFELLDIIQIPKHEMFVISTKNELHTGLYNLSFEFNGALQPDKIVGFYSSKYKDAKNKIRYIATSKFEPTYARRAFPCFDEPVFKAEFTVRLVHPSGDYYSALSNMNAECTQINQPLPGLTTVTFAKSVPMSTYLSCFIVSDFVALTKMAKGQNDRQFPVSVYTTKAQEEKGAFALDIGVKIIEYYINLFRIDYPLPKLDMAAIPDFVSGAMENWGLVTYREARLLYDNETNSTLKAYDIVNVISHEFAHMWFGNLVTMSWWNDLWLNEGFASFMSYVSADAILPDWGMMDLFLIEQMHSVFVTDEKLSSHPIVQTVNNPDEITAIFDEISYKKGSSIIRMMENFIKSEVFYGAISTYLNKFIYANAETADLFKILEESSADNLNVTAIMNTWTRQKGFPVVNVKKSDNTYILTQKRFLIDPDAKFDASESEYGYKWTIPITYITDKISKPILIWFNKDSKDLVIKFEEPIDWIKFNANEVGYYRVNYELNEWNILCNLLRCQHETLSVSDRVHLLEDAFSLASAGELDYGVTMNMTEYLLREKHAIPWNVASSKLRAIDILLSSTNSSLKFKKYVRDLVDSIYHEVGWTVNNADSRIFQKLRTIILRLACSVEHNECIKEAGKLFKNWISDPKDVRPHPDIRDLIYYYGIQHDGNRDIWDIMFQRFVTETDSAEKLNLIRGLAGIQSSWILNEFITTATDENYVRAQDFFSCLIAISENPIGTPLVWDWVRSNWEFLVNRYTLNDRYLGSLIPSITKTFATEIKLNEMENFFIKYPDAGAGAMNRAKALETVSNNIKWLAKNSGKIESWLNSHVQNN, encoded by the exons ATGGCGCTGGGCTTAaagtgtttatttatatttcacaataaaacatttctaccgattaatttttatcgcaaGATTATATTCCAACGATATTCCTCTG CACTCACAGCGATGAATATAGGGATGATTCCCGATTTATCCTTCCGGTTACCAAAGGAAGTAAAACCCCTGCATTATGATGTGTATTTGCATCCGGATCTCGATAAGGGAACGTTTCAAGGTAAAGTCACAATCCTGATCGATGTGTTCGATAGAAGAAGTTACATAGCGCTTCATCAAAAGGATCTGAACATTACGAGAACTACACTCAAGACTTATGACCGCGAGGAAAACTTTGAATTCGAATTGTtagatattatacaaataccAAAGCATGAAATGTTTGTAATATCAACAAAGAATGAACTTCATACaggattatacaatttaagcTTCGAATTCAATGGCGCCTTACAACCGGATAAAATTGTTGGTTTTTATTCCAGTAAATATAAAGAtgcgaaaaacaaaattag aTATATTGCAACATCGAAATTTGAACCTACATATGCCCGAAGAGCATTTCCTTGTTTCGATGAGCCAGTTTTTAAAGCGGAATTTACAGTAAGATTGGTTCATCCTTCTGGAGATTATTATAGTGCCTTATCCAATATGAATGCTGAg tgtACACAAATAAATCAACCATTGCCAGGATTGACAACGGTAACATTTGCAAAAAGCGTACCAATGTCGACATATTTATCTTGCTTCATAGTTAGTGATTTTGTTGCTCTTACCAAAATGGCGAAAGGTCAAAATGATCGTCAGTTTCCGGTCAGTGTATATACCACAAAAGCCCAAGAAGAAAAAGGCGCATTTGCTCTCGATATAGGCGTGAAAATcatcgaatattatattaatttatttagaattgatTATCCCTTGCCAAAACTTG atatgGCTGCTATTCCTGATTTTGTATCTGGTGCCATGGAGAATTGGGGATTAGTTACATATAGAGAAGCgagattattatatgataacgAAACAAATTCTACTTTAAAAGCTTACGATATTGTCAATGTAATCAGTCATGAATTTGCACATATGTGGTTTGGAAATTTag ttaCTATGTCTTGGTGGAATGATTTGTGGCTAAATGAAGGTTTTGCTTCTTTCATGTCATATGTGAGCGCGGATGCTATTCTTCCTGATTGGGGAatg atgGATCTGTTTCTAATCGAACAAATGCATTCTGTCTTTGTAACTGATGAAAAATTGAGTTCTCATCCTATTGTACAAACAGTAAATAATCCTGATGAAATTACTGCgatatttgatgaaatatctTACAAAAAA ggATCATCAATCATTCGAATGatggaaaatttcataaaatcagaAGTCTTTTATGGTGCTATTTctacttatttaaataaatttatatacgctAATGCAGAAACTGCAGatctttttaagattttagaaGAATCTTCAGCGGATAACTTGAATGTGACGGCTATAATGAATACATGGACCAGACAAAAAGGATTTCCAGtagtaaatgtaaaaaaatctgacaatacatacatattgaCTCAAAAGCGATTTTTGATCGATCCTGATGCAAAGTTTGATGCTTCAGAATCTGAATATGg GTATAAATGGACTATTCCAATCACGTATATCACAGACAAAATATCTAAACCTATTCTTATCTGGTTTAATAAAGATTCCaaagatt tggtaataaaattcgaagaacCAATCGActggattaaatttaatgctaATGAAGTTGGATACTATCGTgtcaattatgaattaaacgaGTGGAATATTCTTTGCAATCTTCTTCGATGCCAACATGAA ACATTATCAGTATCTGATAGAGTGCATCTTTTAGAAGATGCATTTAGTCTAGCGAGTGCTGGAGAACTCGATTATGGAGTGACAATGAATATGACTGAGTATCTTCTTCGAGAAAAACATGCTATTCCATGGAATGTGGCTTCTTCAAAATTAAGAGCTATCGATATCTTGTTATCATCTACAAATTCCTCATTAAAATTCAAG aaatatgtgAGAGATTTAGTAGATAGTATTTATCATGAAGTAGGATGGACCGTAAACAATGCTGATAGTCGTATCTTTca GAAACTTCGAACGATAATTTTACGATTGGCTTGTTCTGTGGAACATAACGAATGCATTAAAGAAGcgggaaaattatttaaaaactggaTTTCAGATCCCAAAGATGTTCGGCCACATCCTGATATTCGTGatcttatctattattatg gaATACAACATGATGGTAACAGAGATATATGGGATATTATGTTCCAAAGATTTGTAACTGAAACTGATTCAGcagagaaattgaatttaatccgTGGATTAGCTGGAATACAATCTAGTTGGATTTTGAATGA ATTTATTACAACAGCTACAGATGAAAATTATGTCCGTGCTCAAGACTTCTTTAGTTGTTTAATAGCTATTTCAGAGAATCCAATTGGAACACCATTAGTCTGGGATTGGGTACGCTCCAATTGGGAATTCTTAGTGAATAGATATACTCTAAACGATCGTTATCTTGGTTCACTCATTCCATCTATTACAAAGACTTTTGCTAcggagataaaattaaatgaaatggaaaatttttttattaagtatcCCGATGCTGGAGCTGGAGCTATGAATCGTGCTAAAGCATTAGAAAcagtatcaaataatataaaatggttAGCTAAGAATAGTGGGAAAATAGAAAGTTGGTTAAATTCTCATGTACAAAATAACTGA